In Clarias gariepinus isolate MV-2021 ecotype Netherlands chromosome 1, CGAR_prim_01v2, whole genome shotgun sequence, one DNA window encodes the following:
- the LOC128530805 gene encoding ladderlectin-like has product MARQTEVVLPLLLLAMAGTAYASEHQANSKCPTGWVKYDRRCFFYQASMDWASAEKRCMNLGGHLTSIHSESEYQNIKSFIRTHDLQENPTWIGLSGCQKKYNWFWSDGSRFTFTKWSPYEPNNFFGECCVIMNWSGTKKWNDVPCYYSYPFVCAKSI; this is encoded by the exons ATGGCTCGTCAGACTGAAGTGGTGTTGCCTCTTCTTCTTCTGGCCATGGCAGGGACAGCCTACG catCAGAACATCAAGCTAACAGCAAATGTCCAACTGGCTGGGTGAAGTATGACAGACGTTGCTTCTTTTATCAGGCCAGCATGGACTGGGCTTCTGCTGAG aAACGTTGTATGAATCTTGGTGGACACTTAACCTCAATTCACAGTGAAAGTGAATACCAGAATATTAAGTCATTTATTCGTACTCATGACCTCCAGGAGAATCCAACATGGATCGGTCTAAGTGGCTGTCAAAAG AAATACAACTGGTTTTGGTCTGATGGCTCCAGATTCACTTTCACCAAGTGGAGTCCATATgaaccaaataatttttttggagAATGCTGTGTTATTATGAACTGGAGTG GCACAAAGAAGTGGAATGATGTTCCGTGTTATTACAGCTATCCCTTTGTGTGTGCCAAGAGTATTTAA